One Deinococcus planocerae DNA window includes the following coding sequences:
- a CDS encoding alpha/beta fold hydrolase translates to MDEPRRLDVGDTRLHAVLRGPADLPPLIMLHGGPGLDHTEFADYLDPLTDTVRLVLLDERAQGRSDRDAPAETWTLEQMAADVGSVARALGAPRYAVFGHSYGAFVALQHAVEHPGAAAATVVCCGVGSARWLEDIPQRLQSFEPPDLREQVQTSWANEANVRTEADLARLMHEQMPWHFTDPRDSRIAAYEARVEAAGPRYAPDVLRQFSVAGYGGIEVEDRLDRVTQPLLVLAGRHDRTCPPEASELMAARIPQSQLHIFEESGHMPFVEEPEAFLDVVRVFLRRNLG, encoded by the coding sequence ATGGACGAACCTCGGCGGCTCGACGTGGGCGACACCCGGCTGCACGCCGTCTTGCGGGGACCCGCCGACCTCCCTCCCCTGATCATGCTGCACGGCGGGCCGGGGCTCGATCACACCGAATTCGCGGACTACCTCGACCCCCTGACGGACACCGTGCGGCTGGTGCTGCTCGACGAGCGGGCGCAGGGCCGCAGCGACCGGGACGCGCCCGCCGAGACCTGGACCCTGGAGCAGATGGCCGCCGACGTGGGTAGCGTCGCCCGCGCGCTGGGAGCTCCCCGCTACGCCGTGTTCGGGCACTCGTACGGGGCCTTCGTGGCGCTGCAACACGCGGTGGAGCACCCCGGCGCCGCGGCAGCCACGGTCGTCTGCTGCGGGGTGGGGTCCGCCCGCTGGTTGGAGGACATCCCGCAGCGGCTCCAGAGCTTCGAGCCGCCCGACCTCAGAGAGCAGGTGCAGACCTCCTGGGCGAACGAGGCGAACGTGCGGACGGAGGCCGACCTCGCCCGCCTGATGCACGAGCAGATGCCCTGGCACTTCACCGACCCGCGCGACTCCCGCATCGCGGCCTACGAGGCACGGGTGGAGGCCGCCGGACCCCGCTACGCCCCGGACGTGCTGCGTCAGTTCAGCGTGGCCGGGTACGGCGGGATCGAGGTGGAGGACCGCCTGGACCGGGTGACCCAGCCGCTGCTCGTCCTCGCCGGGCGGCACGACCGCACCTGTCCGCCGGAGGCGAGTGAGCTGATGGCGGCCCGCATTCCCCAGAGCCAACTTCACATCTTCGAGGAAAGCGGCCACATGCCCTTCGTGGAGGAACCGGAGGCGTTTCTGGACGTGGTGCGGGTCTTCCTGCGCCGCAATCTGGGCTGA
- the truB gene encoding tRNA pseudouridine(55) synthase TruB has protein sequence MPVIAVDKPLRLTSHDVVNRARRARGTRRVGHTGTLDPLATGVLVLCVDDSTKVVQFMEADSKDYLAWISLGAGTPTLDAEGPLGEVVEVAPPTEAEVTSVLAGFLGPQTQVPPQYSAVQVGGKRAYAVARSGGELDLPARNVVIHSLELLGVYPSVEDSPHTFSRGEAGWTPDPEGRTFTLPPPLGHFPTLLVRARVGSGTYLRSLARDLGAALGVPAHLAGLVRTRVGRYDLADAVSVENLAEAEGISDLAALDFPRIEADERLARELRQGKRPTHEAVGRHVVTLDGTLVAVVDGDGEALRVVRAWA, from the coding sequence ATGCCGGTGATCGCCGTGGACAAACCCCTGCGCCTGACCTCGCACGACGTGGTGAACCGGGCGCGGCGGGCGAGGGGCACCCGGCGGGTGGGCCACACGGGCACCCTCGACCCGCTGGCGACCGGCGTGCTCGTCTTGTGCGTGGACGACTCCACCAAAGTCGTGCAGTTCATGGAAGCCGACTCCAAGGATTACCTCGCCTGGATCAGCCTGGGGGCCGGGACGCCCACCCTCGACGCGGAGGGGCCGCTCGGGGAGGTGGTGGAGGTCGCGCCACCCACCGAGGCGGAGGTCACGAGCGTGCTGGCGGGCTTCCTGGGCCCGCAGACGCAGGTGCCGCCCCAATACAGCGCCGTACAGGTCGGAGGAAAACGGGCCTACGCGGTCGCGCGCTCGGGGGGCGAACTCGACCTGCCCGCCCGCAACGTCGTCATCCACTCGCTGGAACTGCTGGGGGTGTACCCCAGCGTGGAGGACTCACCCCACACCTTCTCCCGTGGTGAGGCGGGCTGGACACCGGACCCGGAGGGCCGCACCTTCACCCTGCCGCCGCCCCTGGGCCACTTTCCCACCCTGCTCGTGCGCGCCCGAGTGGGGAGCGGAACGTACCTCCGCTCGCTCGCCCGGGACCTGGGAGCGGCGCTCGGCGTTCCAGCCCATCTGGCAGGTCTGGTCCGCACACGGGTGGGCCGCTATGACCTCGCGGACGCGGTGAGCGTCGAAAATTTGGCCGAAGCGGAGGGGATTTCCGATCTCGCCGCGCTCGACTTCCCGCGCATCGAGGCGGACGAGCGGCTGGCGCGCGAGCTGCGGCAGGGCAAGCGGCCCACGCACGAGGCGGTGGGGCGGCACGTCGTCACCCTGGACGGTACCCTCGTCGCGGTCGTGGACGGGGACGGGGAGGCGCTGCGGGTGGTGCGGGCGTGGGCCTAG
- a CDS encoding DUF4388 domain-containing protein, translating into MTQSSASLETFDFLELLSLLAGQGRTGALRVERHDGAFQAWLEGGRVRHLGCGPDRGAAALVRVLREPRGRFHFDEGLRHPGPGLDASVDEVALEALAALPVPELPFPGPARVTAPERLARLRWTLQEQDLLGQVEAGRPLSELAGSPEARRLLAGLVRLGLLARREVRVARLTVSVTREVTGVAVVDGLIWERWREDLARHVAHVAIRAPSGGVVTLPVRPGPNLSTHLLVPPEVLLRAGLRAGESVLVRPAPGG; encoded by the coding sequence ATGACCCAATCCTCGGCCAGCCTCGAAACCTTCGACTTTCTGGAACTGCTCTCGCTGCTCGCCGGGCAGGGCCGCACGGGCGCGTTGCGGGTGGAGCGTCACGACGGGGCCTTCCAGGCGTGGCTGGAGGGCGGGCGCGTGCGGCACCTGGGCTGCGGGCCGGACCGGGGCGCCGCCGCGCTCGTGCGGGTGCTGCGCGAGCCGAGGGGCCGGTTCCACTTCGACGAGGGCCTCAGGCACCCCGGCCCCGGCCTCGACGCGAGCGTGGACGAGGTGGCCCTGGAGGCGCTCGCCGCCCTGCCCGTTCCCGAGCTGCCCTTTCCCGGCCCGGCGCGCGTGACGGCCCCGGAGCGCCTCGCGCGGCTGCGCTGGACCCTTCAGGAGCAAGACCTCCTCGGGCAGGTCGAGGCGGGCCGGCCCCTCTCGGAACTCGCGGGGAGCCCGGAGGCGCGGCGCCTGCTCGCGGGGCTCGTGCGCCTCGGGCTCCTCGCCCGCCGGGAGGTGCGGGTCGCCCGCCTCACCGTCTCCGTGACGCGGGAGGTGACGGGCGTCGCCGTCGTGGACGGCCTGATCTGGGAGCGCTGGCGCGAGGACCTCGCGCGGCACGTCGCCCACGTCGCCATCCGGGCCCCGAGCGGCGGGGTCGTCACCCTGCCCGTGCGCCCGGGGCCGAACCTCAGCACGCACCTGCTCGTGCCGCCCGAGGTTCTGCTGCGGGCCGGGCTGCGCGCGGGAGAGAGCGTGCTCGTCCGGCCCGCGCCGGGGGGCTGA
- the gatA gene encoding Asp-tRNA(Asn)/Glu-tRNA(Gln) amidotransferase subunit GatA, translated as MPDALPTAAELARAVQARETTPQALLEAARARAEAARDLNALISLNGRADEQAARVQARLEAGETLPLAGVPVVVKDNLNVTGTRTTCGSRILANYVSPYDATVVERLSNAGAVTVGKANMDEFAMGSSNESSAAGPALNPWDPERVPGGSSGGSAVAVAANVTPVSLGSDTGGSVRQPAAFTGVYGLKPTYGRVSRYGLVAFASSLDQIGPFARTAEDLALMMNVIAGHDPRDATSLDAPPAFRAGTPDELRGLKVGVIRESLGGNTPGVEAVLEETLAALRDAGATVSEVSVPTVRHAIAAYYLIATPEASSNLARYDGMVYGERAPAPDVVTSMTRARERGFGREVKRRILLGTYALSSGYYDAYYSKAMKVRRLIAQDFSRVLADVDLLVTPTSPFPAFRRGERTSDPLAMYAADVDTVAVNLAGLPALSVPAGFETVDGVRLPVGIQFIAPALKDELLVTLAGGLEGVGAVRAEVAPGYARTSDPVGG; from the coding sequence ATGCCGGACGCCCTCCCCACCGCCGCCGAGCTCGCCCGCGCCGTGCAGGCGCGCGAAACGACCCCGCAGGCCCTCCTCGAAGCCGCCCGCGCCCGCGCCGAGGCCGCCCGCGACCTCAACGCCCTGATCAGCCTGAACGGGCGCGCGGACGAGCAGGCCGCCCGGGTCCAGGCCCGGCTGGAGGCGGGGGAGACGCTGCCCCTGGCAGGCGTCCCGGTCGTCGTGAAGGACAACCTCAACGTGACGGGCACCCGCACGACCTGCGGCAGCCGCATCCTGGCGAACTACGTCTCCCCCTACGACGCGACCGTGGTGGAGCGCCTGAGCAATGCCGGGGCCGTTACCGTCGGCAAGGCGAATATGGACGAGTTCGCGATGGGGTCGAGCAACGAGAGCAGCGCCGCCGGGCCCGCCCTCAACCCCTGGGACCCGGAGCGGGTGCCCGGCGGCAGCAGCGGGGGGAGCGCCGTGGCCGTCGCCGCGAACGTCACGCCCGTCAGCCTCGGCAGCGACACCGGGGGCAGCGTGCGCCAGCCCGCCGCCTTCACGGGGGTGTACGGCCTCAAGCCCACCTACGGGCGGGTCAGCCGCTACGGCCTCGTCGCCTTCGCCAGCAGCCTCGACCAGATCGGCCCCTTCGCGCGCACGGCGGAGGACCTCGCCCTGATGATGAACGTGATCGCCGGGCACGACCCGCGCGACGCGACCAGCCTCGACGCGCCCCCCGCCTTCCGCGCGGGCACCCCGGACGAGTTGCGAGGTTTGAAAGTCGGCGTGATCCGCGAGAGCCTGGGGGGCAACACGCCGGGGGTGGAGGCGGTGCTGGAGGAGACCCTGGCCGCCCTGCGGGATGCGGGAGCGACCGTCTCCGAGGTGAGCGTCCCCACCGTGCGGCACGCCATCGCCGCCTACTACCTGATCGCCACCCCCGAGGCCAGCTCCAACCTCGCCCGCTACGACGGCATGGTGTACGGCGAGCGCGCCCCGGCCCCCGACGTGGTGACGAGCATGACCCGGGCGCGCGAGCGGGGCTTCGGGCGCGAGGTCAAGCGCCGCATCCTGCTCGGGACGTATGCGCTCTCCAGCGGCTACTACGACGCCTACTACTCCAAGGCGATGAAGGTCCGCCGGTTGATCGCCCAGGACTTCAGCCGGGTGCTGGCGGACGTCGACCTGCTCGTGACTCCGACGAGCCCCTTCCCCGCCTTCCGCCGCGGCGAGAGGACGAGCGACCCCCTCGCCATGTACGCCGCCGACGTGGACACGGTGGCGGTCAACCTCGCGGGACTCCCGGCCCTGAGCGTGCCCGCCGGGTTCGAGACGGTGGACGGGGTGCGGCTGCCCGTCGGCATCCAGTTCATCGCGCCCGCCCTCAAGGACGAGTTGCTCGTCACGCTGGCGGGCGGGCTGGAGGGCGTCGGGGCGGTGCGGGCCGAGGTGGCGCCGGGGTACGCGCGCACGTCCGACCCGGTGGGCGGGTAG
- the scpB gene encoding SMC-Scp complex subunit ScpB gives MTPPGTHALIGAALLAAGRPVTRREVADLLDLPEEAADRAVRAFGEAVEGAGLGFVVEAVAGGYRLVVPPGLAARLAPILAPPALPPLSPAALEVLAVIAYRQPVTRAEIEAMRGGSAGTVLTLQERELVKVVGRSPAVGGPLLYGTTEKFLLEFGLGSLHDLPPLDGADFSHLLRG, from the coding sequence GTGACGCCGCCCGGGACCCACGCCCTGATCGGCGCCGCGCTCCTCGCCGCGGGTCGGCCCGTCACCCGGCGCGAGGTCGCCGACCTGCTCGATCTGCCCGAGGAGGCCGCCGACCGCGCCGTGCGGGCCTTCGGGGAGGCGGTGGAGGGGGCGGGGCTGGGCTTCGTGGTGGAGGCGGTCGCGGGGGGCTACCGGCTGGTCGTGCCGCCGGGGCTGGCCGCGCGCCTCGCGCCCATCCTCGCGCCGCCCGCGCTGCCGCCCCTCAGCCCCGCCGCGCTGGAGGTGCTCGCCGTGATCGCCTACCGCCAGCCGGTCACGCGGGCCGAGATCGAGGCGATGCGCGGCGGCAGCGCGGGCACGGTCCTCACCCTTCAGGAGCGCGAACTCGTGAAGGTCGTGGGCCGCAGCCCCGCCGTCGGGGGGCCGCTGCTCTACGGCACGACCGAGAAGTTCCTGCTCGAATTCGGCCTGGGCAGCCTGCACGACCTCCCGCCGCTCGACGGCGCGGACTTCTCGCACCTCCTGCGCGGGTAG